One Micromonospora sp. WMMD812 genomic window carries:
- a CDS encoding LysR family transcriptional regulator — protein MQIEALDVLRTVVRHGSITAAARELRYTQSAVSRQIAALEAEFGVVLFDRLPRGVTLTDEGRHLLPHVEAVLDRLTSARRELDALRGLGGGRLRVGAFPTAMAALAPRALAAYRAAYPAVALSLVEGLTPALLERLLAGDADLAVVSAPPDQPLDADRFALHHLLDERLLVAVPRRHPLAARDRVRLAELAGDSFIAGSRDAADPFMRATMPPGFRPRIDIVAADWTGKLGCVAAGLGVALVPALAVRATPADLALLRLHADDAPARRVYAATVAHRHHSPSVAALLPLLTDTAAQLRPGRRISSGG, from the coding sequence GTGCAGATCGAGGCGCTCGACGTGTTGCGCACCGTCGTCCGGCACGGGTCGATCACCGCCGCCGCCCGGGAGCTGCGCTACACCCAGTCGGCGGTGTCCCGGCAGATCGCCGCGCTGGAAGCGGAATTCGGCGTGGTGCTCTTCGACCGGCTGCCCCGCGGCGTGACGCTGACCGACGAGGGCCGGCATCTCCTCCCGCACGTCGAGGCGGTGCTCGACCGCCTGACCAGCGCCCGCCGGGAGTTGGACGCGCTGCGCGGCCTGGGCGGCGGCCGGCTGCGGGTGGGCGCCTTCCCGACGGCCATGGCCGCGCTGGCGCCCCGGGCGCTGGCGGCGTACCGCGCCGCGTACCCCGCGGTCGCCCTGTCCCTGGTCGAAGGGCTGACCCCCGCCCTGCTGGAGCGACTGCTCGCCGGCGACGCCGACCTCGCCGTGGTCAGCGCCCCGCCGGACCAGCCCCTGGACGCCGACCGGTTCGCCCTGCACCACCTGCTGGACGAGCGCCTGCTGGTCGCGGTGCCCCGGCGGCACCCGCTCGCCGCGCGGGACAGGGTCCGCCTGGCCGAGCTGGCCGGGGACAGCTTCATCGCCGGGTCCAGGGACGCGGCGGACCCGTTCATGCGCGCCACGATGCCGCCGGGCTTCCGGCCCCGGATCGACATCGTCGCCGCCGACTGGACCGGCAAGCTGGGCTGCGTGGCCGCGGGCCTCGGCGTCGCGCTGGTGCCCGCGCTCGCCGTCCGGGCCACCCCGGCCGACCTCGCCCTGCTCCGGCTGCACGCCGACGACGCGCCGGCCCGGCGGGTGTACGCCGCCACGGTCGCCCACCGGCACCACTCCCCGTCGGTGGCCGCCCTGCTGCCCCTCCTGACCGACACGGCCGCCCAACTCCGACCCGGTCGCCGGATATCCTCGGGCGGGTGA
- the smpB gene encoding SsrA-binding protein SmpB, whose translation MSSRQPERRLIASNKRARHDYTVLKTYEAGIVLMGTEVKSLREGRASLADAFAQERDGEIMLYGLHIAEYGFGTWTNHQPRRTRKLLLHRVEIERILAKTREGGITLVPLSMYFDNGWAKVELALAQGRRSYDKRQALAERDANREIARELGRHLKGRPRRG comes from the coding sequence GTGAGCTCCAGGCAGCCCGAGCGCCGGCTGATCGCGTCCAACAAGAGGGCGCGGCACGACTACACCGTGCTCAAGACGTACGAGGCCGGAATCGTGCTGATGGGCACCGAGGTCAAGTCGCTGCGAGAGGGGCGCGCGTCGCTGGCCGACGCGTTCGCCCAGGAGCGCGACGGCGAGATCATGCTGTACGGGCTGCACATCGCCGAGTACGGCTTCGGCACCTGGACCAACCACCAACCGCGGCGGACCCGCAAGCTGCTGCTGCACCGGGTCGAGATCGAACGGATCCTGGCGAAGACCCGGGAGGGCGGCATCACGCTCGTGCCGCTGTCGATGTACTTCGACAACGGGTGGGCCAAGGTCGAACTCGCGCTGGCCCAGGGCCGCCGGTCGTACGACAAGCGGCAGGCCCTCGCCGAACGGGACGCCAACCGGGAGATCGCCCGCGAGCTGGGCCGGCACCTCAAGGGCCGGCCCCGCCGCGGCTGA
- a CDS encoding RidA family protein, protein MKLTLDNPDSVAAPFGDRFAHVARVDLAGGALLVLAGQVGVDDAGRLVAPGEVVAQSERIFEIVAGLLAAHGAGLADVLHIRSFLTDLDDLPGYAAVRRRLFTGALPPASTTVEVSRLFLPGAVIEVEVTAAVPARPR, encoded by the coding sequence GTGAAGCTGACCCTCGACAACCCGGACTCTGTCGCCGCGCCCTTTGGGGACCGGTTCGCCCACGTGGCCCGCGTCGACCTGGCCGGCGGCGCGCTGCTGGTCCTCGCCGGGCAGGTCGGTGTGGACGACGCCGGTCGGCTGGTCGCGCCGGGCGAGGTCGTCGCACAGTCCGAGCGGATCTTCGAGATCGTCGCCGGGCTGCTCGCCGCGCACGGCGCCGGCCTGGCCGACGTGCTGCACATCCGCAGCTTCCTCACCGACCTCGACGACCTGCCCGGCTACGCCGCCGTCCGTCGCCGGCTCTTCACCGGCGCCCTGCCGCCGGCCAGCACCACGGTCGAGGTGAGCCGCCTGTTCCTGCCCGGCGCGGTGATCGAGGTGGAGGTCACCGCCGCAGTGCCGGCCAGGCCACGCTGA
- a CDS encoding NAD(P)-dependent oxidoreductase produces the protein MTEIAVLGTGRMGTPIAHRLLAAGHPVTVWNRTAARAEPLRRAGARVAATPAEAVRGVHLAVTMLTDPAAVDTVLFGSDGAAAALPPGACLVEMSTIGPDAVRALARRLPDDVHLVDAPVGGSVDAAAAGRLRILAGGPAAAVERVGPVLAALGTVRHLGPTGAGAAAKLVLNTALLVGVAGVADALSVARAAGVGREAALDLLREGPLGAAVARATAVDADFPIALAGKDLGLVLGDLAGTAVPLVRAAQAALAAAPDPAADIATLTTPALLSTLEHL, from the coding sequence ATGACAGAGATCGCCGTACTCGGCACCGGCCGGATGGGCACGCCGATCGCCCACCGCCTGCTCGCCGCCGGCCACCCGGTCACGGTCTGGAACCGCACCGCCGCCCGCGCCGAGCCGCTGCGTCGGGCCGGCGCCCGGGTGGCCGCCACACCCGCGGAGGCCGTCCGCGGCGTCCACCTGGCCGTCACGATGCTCACCGACCCCGCCGCCGTCGACACCGTCCTGTTCGGGTCCGACGGCGCCGCGGCGGCCCTGCCCCCCGGCGCGTGCCTCGTCGAGATGTCCACCATCGGGCCGGACGCCGTGCGCGCCCTCGCCCGCCGGCTGCCCGACGACGTGCACCTGGTCGACGCGCCGGTCGGCGGGAGCGTCGACGCCGCGGCGGCCGGTCGGCTCCGGATCCTCGCCGGCGGCCCGGCCGCGGCCGTCGAGCGGGTGGGCCCGGTGCTCGCCGCGCTCGGCACCGTACGCCATCTGGGGCCCACCGGCGCCGGCGCGGCGGCCAAGCTGGTGCTCAACACCGCCCTGCTGGTCGGGGTCGCCGGTGTCGCCGACGCGTTGTCCGTGGCCCGCGCCGCCGGGGTGGGCCGGGAGGCGGCGCTCGACCTGCTCCGTGAGGGACCGCTCGGCGCCGCGGTCGCCCGGGCCACCGCCGTCGACGCCGACTTTCCGATCGCTCTCGCCGGCAAGGACCTCGGCCTCGTCCTCGGCGACCTGGCCGGGACGGCCGTTCCACTGGTCCGGGCGGCCCAGGCGGCACTGGCCGCCGCGCCCGACCCGGCCGCCGACATCGCCACCCTCACGACCCCTGCCCTCCTCAGCACCCTGGAGCACCTGTGA